The Rhodocytophaga rosea genome has a segment encoding these proteins:
- a CDS encoding sugar phosphate isomerase/epimerase family protein has translation MKTLLIACLCAVLAFTACNNEKNTTQDTASADSSSTPAATQNVANDWKFGVALWTFHTFNFPDALAKVDSADLTYIEPNTFHKTGPELKDSLILQLSPSGIAKLRTMIDQKGLKAESVYIVGDSTVLSWKKQFEIAKQLGAKFVTAEPPTKMWDSVDSLAGAYGMKVAIHEHWKGTSQYWHPDSVLAAIKDHPNFGACADLGHWPKSGINPVDAVKKLSGHIIGVHLKDIAAFNNPKLVDVPVGTGVVDFPAVFDELKKQNFNGHIYIERDAEDLPSNLPSVIQTVKYYNDQVNRLQ, from the coding sequence ATGAAAACACTATTAATTGCCTGCTTATGTGCTGTGCTCGCTTTTACAGCCTGTAACAATGAAAAAAATACGACCCAGGATACTGCTTCAGCAGATAGTAGTTCAACACCTGCCGCAACCCAAAATGTAGCCAATGACTGGAAATTCGGTGTCGCCTTATGGACCTTTCACACGTTTAATTTTCCGGATGCCTTGGCAAAAGTGGATAGTGCTGACCTGACCTATATTGAGCCTAATACCTTTCATAAAACTGGTCCTGAATTAAAAGACTCTCTCATTTTACAGCTTTCGCCATCAGGTATTGCCAAACTCCGAACAATGATAGATCAGAAGGGATTAAAAGCAGAATCCGTTTATATTGTAGGAGATTCTACGGTTCTATCCTGGAAAAAGCAGTTTGAGATTGCCAAACAACTGGGGGCGAAATTTGTAACCGCTGAGCCACCAACCAAAATGTGGGATAGTGTAGATAGCCTTGCCGGAGCGTATGGAATGAAAGTAGCCATTCATGAACACTGGAAAGGAACCAGCCAGTACTGGCATCCTGATTCTGTATTAGCCGCCATCAAAGACCATCCGAATTTTGGCGCTTGTGCCGACCTGGGTCACTGGCCTAAAAGTGGCATCAATCCGGTAGATGCGGTAAAAAAACTAAGTGGTCATATTATCGGGGTTCATTTGAAAGATATTGCTGCCTTCAACAATCCTAAACTAGTAGATGTGCCAGTAGGAACTGGCGTAGTTGATTTCCCGGCAGTTTTTGATGAGTTAAAAAAGCAGAACTTCAATGGCCATATTTATATTGAACGGGATGCCGAAGACCTGCCAAGCAACCTGCCCTCTGTCATTCAAACCGTAAAATATTATAACGACCAGGTAAACCGCTTGCAATAG
- the fbp gene encoding class 1 fructose-bisphosphatase has protein sequence MNDQLALPVGITLDRFIMRNEADFPFATGELSQLLRDIALAGKIVNRDINRGGLADISGQFGSQNIQGEQQMKLDVIANIRFIRALKNGGEVCAIISEEDPELLATGNNKAKYVVAIDPLDGSSNIDSNVSVGTIFSIYRRLTPMGTEPNINDALQKGRMQVAAGYILYGSSTMLVYTTGRGVNGFTYDYSLGEFFLSHPQVKTAAMGDTYSCNEGNMDDFPASIQQYLHKCKGQRLTGRYIGSLVADFHRNLLKGGVYLYPSTTKNPTGKLRLLYECFPLAFIIEQAGGIACDGKGRILDIMPSSLHQRSPLYIGSTKMVEDIYSLCFADAS, from the coding sequence ATGAACGATCAACTAGCCCTGCCTGTCGGCATTACCCTCGACCGATTCATTATGCGAAATGAGGCCGATTTTCCCTTTGCTACCGGTGAACTTTCCCAGCTTCTCCGCGACATTGCCCTGGCCGGAAAGATTGTAAACCGCGATATTAACCGGGGAGGTCTGGCCGATATCAGCGGTCAGTTTGGCTCCCAGAACATCCAGGGCGAACAGCAGATGAAACTCGATGTAATAGCTAATATCCGTTTTATCCGGGCTTTAAAAAATGGGGGAGAAGTCTGTGCTATTATTTCTGAAGAAGATCCGGAGTTGCTTGCTACAGGAAATAACAAAGCAAAATATGTAGTAGCCATTGATCCGCTGGATGGTTCGTCTAACATAGATTCCAATGTATCGGTAGGAACCATCTTTTCTATTTACCGAAGGCTGACTCCGATGGGAACCGAACCCAATATTAACGATGCCTTACAAAAGGGAAGGATGCAGGTAGCAGCAGGCTATATTCTGTATGGTTCTTCCACGATGCTGGTCTATACCACCGGCAGGGGCGTGAATGGCTTTACCTATGATTATTCGCTGGGAGAATTTTTCCTTTCCCATCCTCAGGTCAAAACGGCAGCTATGGGAGATACATATTCTTGTAATGAAGGCAATATGGATGATTTTCCGGCTTCCATTCAACAGTATTTGCATAAGTGTAAAGGACAGCGATTGACAGGCAGGTATATTGGCTCACTGGTAGCTGATTTTCACAGAAACCTGCTCAAAGGAGGAGTGTATTTATATCCTTCTACTACTAAAAACCCAACTGGCAAACTTCGTTTGTTGTATGAATGTTTTCCCTTAGCTTTTATCATTGAACAAGCTGGAGGAATCGCCTGTGATGGAAAAGGACGTATTCTGGATATAATGCCATCTTCCCTTCACCAGCGCTCCCCGCTGTATATTGGTTCTACTAAAATGGTGGAAGATATATATTCTTTATGTTTTGCTGATGCCAGTTGA
- a CDS encoding tyrosine-type recombinase/integrase, giving the protein MSTPNTNTHPTFIQQACLKVSGFSLLYNKLERDISLSGRSLSTLKNYSRHMAQIALYYNQLPTELDEDQVRDYLWMLQKKTNKPSKSSFKHAVYGLRLLYRLTGRDDRAIRLPSIPKVHKLPAVLSKQEVKALLKAPRLLKHRVLLALIYSAGLRMQEVCRLEISDLDFDRMQIHIRQSKGRKDRYVPLSQLMKRGLLSYLSACKPHYYLFNGKEYGSQLSRKGVQWLMQDAVSKAGIKKKGICVHTLRHSYATHLLEDGLDIVSIKELLGHSFLETTLVYLHMAGLGRKAPFSPLDTLYTKEA; this is encoded by the coding sequence ATGTCAACACCAAACACTAACACCCACCCTACTTTTATCCAACAGGCTTGCCTGAAGGTAAGCGGATTTTCTCTCCTTTACAACAAGCTGGAAAGGGATATCTCCCTGTCTGGCAGAAGTCTGAGCACGTTAAAAAACTACTCCCGCCACATGGCTCAGATTGCTCTCTACTACAATCAGTTGCCTACCGAACTAGACGAAGATCAGGTCAGAGATTACCTGTGGATGCTGCAGAAGAAAACGAACAAGCCTTCTAAAAGCTCTTTCAAACATGCTGTCTATGGCCTGCGCCTGCTCTACCGGCTTACCGGCAGAGATGACCGGGCTATCCGCCTACCTTCCATCCCTAAAGTACACAAACTGCCAGCGGTCCTCAGTAAGCAGGAAGTCAAAGCTCTGCTCAAAGCACCCCGTCTGTTAAAGCACCGGGTGCTGCTGGCCTTAATCTATTCAGCAGGCCTTCGCATGCAGGAAGTATGCCGGCTTGAGATCTCAGATTTAGATTTTGACCGCATGCAGATCCACATTCGCCAAAGCAAAGGAAGAAAAGACCGCTATGTACCCCTCTCCCAGCTGATGAAAAGAGGACTGCTCTCCTACCTGTCTGCCTGCAAACCCCACTACTACCTCTTCAATGGCAAGGAATATGGCTCGCAGCTCAGCCGCAAAGGCGTGCAATGGCTCATGCAGGATGCAGTTAGTAAAGCGGGCATCAAAAAGAAAGGCATCTGTGTACATACCCTGCGCCATTCCTATGCCACCCATCTGCTAGAAGATGGATTGGATATTGTCTCCATCAAAGAACTTTTAGGCCATAGCTTCCTGGAAACTACCCTTGTATATCTGCACATGGCAGGACTTGGCAGAAAAGCTCCTTTCTCTCCTCTAGATACCCTCTATACAAAGGAGGCATGA
- a CDS encoding IS91 family transposase, translating to MKPALELAHILSAHLHEFMATHAVSAHKFSTLKAIEHCRTARLGGHIDACDSCGYLRISYNSCRNRHCPKCQTTNREKWIMQREADLLPVSYFHVVFTLPHSLNLLCLQYPQELYALLFKTAWSTINSFANNPKHLGAKTGMISILHTWGQNLSLHPHLHCIVPGGGISGSGHWKKARSTGKYLFPVKALSKVFRARYVSLLRSFLSANKAQVDNGLWKELFAKDWVVYCKRPFLGPAQVIEYLGRYTHKVAISNHRLQSIEDGKVSFAYKDYRQEAAKKTMSLEATEFIRRFSLHILPPKFVRIRHYGILSSKAKAHDLALARQDLRVATPEKRVSDWKSICKERLGYDIDLCPCCSKGRMREILRFEAARSPPDRAYLLSIALHLKTA from the coding sequence ATGAAGCCTGCCCTAGAGTTAGCCCATATACTGTCGGCTCACTTACATGAGTTTATGGCCACGCATGCAGTCTCTGCTCACAAGTTCTCCACCCTAAAGGCGATTGAGCATTGCCGTACTGCCAGACTAGGCGGCCATATAGATGCCTGTGATAGTTGTGGCTACCTGCGTATTAGCTACAACAGCTGCCGCAACAGACACTGCCCTAAGTGTCAGACTACCAATCGTGAAAAGTGGATTATGCAAAGGGAGGCAGACCTGTTACCGGTCAGCTACTTTCATGTGGTCTTCACCTTGCCCCACTCCCTTAATCTATTGTGCCTGCAGTATCCCCAAGAACTCTATGCTTTGCTCTTCAAGACAGCCTGGTCTACGATCAACAGCTTTGCCAATAATCCCAAGCATCTGGGTGCTAAAACAGGTATGATCTCCATTCTGCACACCTGGGGACAGAACCTCTCACTGCATCCACATCTGCATTGTATTGTGCCGGGTGGAGGGATCTCTGGGAGTGGCCACTGGAAAAAGGCCAGAAGTACAGGTAAATATCTTTTCCCGGTCAAAGCACTCAGTAAAGTGTTCCGTGCTCGCTATGTCTCACTACTGAGAAGCTTTCTTTCTGCTAATAAAGCACAGGTGGATAATGGGCTATGGAAAGAGTTATTTGCCAAAGACTGGGTGGTATACTGTAAAAGGCCTTTCTTAGGTCCTGCTCAGGTGATTGAATATCTGGGACGTTACACCCACAAAGTAGCTATCTCCAATCACCGCCTCCAAAGTATAGAGGATGGCAAGGTGAGCTTCGCTTACAAAGATTACCGGCAAGAAGCAGCAAAGAAAACCATGAGTTTGGAGGCTACTGAGTTCATCAGGCGTTTCAGCCTGCACATTCTGCCACCAAAGTTTGTCCGCATCCGCCACTATGGCATTTTGTCTTCCAAAGCAAAAGCCCATGATTTAGCACTGGCCAGACAAGATTTGAGAGTAGCTACGCCGGAAAAAAGAGTGTCGGACTGGAAAAGCATCTGCAAAGAACGCTTAGGCTATGATATAGACCTGTGTCCTTGCTGCAGCAAAGGCCGCATGAGAGAAATCTTGCGCTTTGAAGCAGCCCGTTCCCCACCTGATAGGGCTTACCTGCTATCGATAGCTTTACACTTGAAAACTGCCTGA
- a CDS encoding LutC/YkgG family protein, which produces MSSRNAILAAVKRNQPAALPLPEKEYTSARKGDIEKFSATLEGIGGKAYMLKEGEDVLAVISTIFPEARRVVSVDESMEIHYLKEHLTIVHHSLQDVDVAIINAQFGVAENGAIWVTEDDLKIRVLPFICEHLVAILDVNTIVPTMHEAYNRIGSAEYGFGVFIAGPSKTADIEQSLVLGAHGPKSMTVLIKSL; this is translated from the coding sequence ATGAGTAGCCGTAACGCCATATTAGCCGCTGTAAAACGAAACCAGCCAGCAGCGCTTCCTTTGCCGGAGAAAGAGTATACTTCAGCCAGAAAGGGTGATATAGAAAAGTTTAGTGCCACCCTGGAAGGAATTGGCGGAAAAGCGTATATGCTGAAAGAGGGAGAAGATGTACTTGCGGTAATTTCAACGATTTTTCCGGAAGCCCGAAGGGTGGTTTCGGTGGATGAATCCATGGAAATCCATTACCTGAAAGAACACCTGACAATTGTGCATCATTCCCTGCAGGATGTAGATGTGGCCATTATTAATGCACAGTTTGGGGTGGCTGAAAATGGGGCGATCTGGGTGACGGAAGACGACCTGAAAATACGGGTATTGCCTTTTATATGTGAACATTTAGTGGCGATTCTGGATGTGAATACCATCGTGCCTACCATGCATGAGGCGTATAACCGGATTGGTTCAGCCGAATATGGATTTGGTGTTTTCATTGCGGGTCCGTCCAAAACAGCCGATATAGAGCAGTCTCTGGTATTAGGTGCCCATGGCCCCAAAAGCATGACTGTGCTGATAAAGTCTTTGTAA
- a CDS encoding lactate utilization protein B encodes MSQAAGKDHAALAEKFNKDEERVNWHDRTLWWIRQKRDKAAWSLGEEWEPLREEASKIKAHTLSNLSEYLTEFEKNAQANGITVHWAADAKEHNQIVNSILTEHKIQQIVKSKSMLTEECHLNEYLKHQGIDVIDTDLGERIVQLADETPSHIVLPCIHWKKEEIGELFHRHLGSPEGVIDPAFLTNTARVHLREKFLTRRIAITGVNFAIAETGEFVVCTNEGNADMGAHLADVHIACMGIEKLIPKRKHLGVFLRLLARSATGQPITTYSSHFKKPKEGKQLHIILVDNGRSTQLGREDFRNSLKCIRCGACFNTCPVYRRSGGHSYHNAIAGPIGSILAPNLDMRQNKDLPFASTLCGSCSNVCPVKINIHEQLYQWRQVLTEEGHQPAAKTVAMRAMATTLSNPGLFKVAGKAGRWAMKLMPFMVSNQFNPWFKEREMPEPPKESFTEWYQKNRKKK; translated from the coding sequence ATGAGTCAGGCAGCAGGAAAAGATCATGCAGCATTAGCAGAAAAGTTCAACAAAGATGAGGAGCGTGTAAACTGGCATGACCGGACGTTATGGTGGATTCGCCAGAAGCGGGATAAAGCGGCCTGGTCGCTGGGGGAGGAGTGGGAACCCTTGCGGGAAGAAGCCTCCAAAATTAAAGCACATACTTTATCCAACCTGAGCGAGTATTTAACCGAGTTTGAAAAGAATGCACAGGCAAATGGTATTACCGTGCACTGGGCAGCCGATGCCAAAGAACATAACCAGATTGTAAACAGCATTCTTACGGAGCATAAGATTCAGCAGATTGTAAAAAGCAAATCGATGCTTACTGAGGAATGCCACCTGAATGAATATCTGAAACATCAGGGAATAGATGTAATTGATACCGACCTGGGTGAACGTATTGTGCAACTGGCAGATGAAACCCCTAGCCATATTGTACTGCCTTGTATTCACTGGAAAAAAGAAGAAATCGGAGAGTTGTTTCACAGGCATCTAGGTTCACCGGAAGGCGTAATTGATCCGGCTTTCCTGACGAATACAGCCAGGGTGCATTTACGGGAAAAGTTTTTAACCCGGAGGATTGCCATTACCGGGGTAAACTTTGCTATTGCCGAAACCGGTGAATTTGTAGTATGTACTAATGAGGGTAATGCCGATATGGGCGCTCATCTGGCCGACGTACATATTGCCTGCATGGGTATAGAAAAACTGATTCCCAAACGCAAACATTTAGGTGTTTTTCTCCGCCTCTTAGCCAGGAGTGCTACCGGACAACCGATCACTACGTATTCCAGTCATTTCAAAAAGCCCAAAGAGGGCAAGCAGTTGCACATTATACTGGTGGATAATGGACGGAGTACACAACTGGGTCGGGAAGATTTCAGGAATTCACTCAAATGTATCCGTTGTGGTGCCTGCTTCAATACTTGTCCGGTATACCGCAGAAGTGGCGGACACAGTTACCACAATGCCATTGCCGGACCGATTGGTTCTATTTTAGCGCCTAACCTGGATATGCGGCAGAACAAAGACCTGCCTTTTGCTTCTACCTTGTGTGGTTCCTGCAGCAATGTATGTCCGGTTAAGATCAATATTCACGAGCAGCTCTATCAGTGGCGGCAGGTATTGACTGAAGAAGGCCATCAGCCTGCAGCCAAAACGGTTGCCATGAGAGCCATGGCTACTACTTTGTCGAATCCGGGCTTATTTAAAGTTGCCGGAAAAGCAGGCAGATGGGCCATGAAACTGATGCCTTTTATGGTAAGTAATCAATTTAATCCCTGGTTTAAAGAGAGGGAAATGCCGGAACCTCCCAAAGAATCGTTTACAGAGTGGTATCAGAAAAACAGAAAGAAAAAATGA
- a CDS encoding (Fe-S)-binding protein yields MKVALFIPCYVNQFYPQVGIATLELLEKLGCDVEYPLAQTCCGQPMANSGYSSLTKDCDELFTKNFAGYTHIVCPSGSCVLHIKDHLHSQKNEPESARIRQQIYELTEFLTDVLKVDKLKAKFPYKVGVHQSCHGERGLHLSQMTELVAAPFSKPEQLLRMVEGIELIPLDRKDECCGFGGTFSVFEEAVSAKMGKDRVQDHVEHGAQYITGADMSCLMHMEGILRRQKSNIQVKHIAEILNADS; encoded by the coding sequence ATGAAAGTAGCGCTTTTTATTCCTTGTTATGTCAATCAGTTTTATCCGCAGGTAGGAATTGCCACCCTGGAATTACTGGAGAAATTAGGCTGTGACGTAGAGTATCCCCTGGCACAAACCTGTTGCGGACAACCGATGGCTAATTCAGGTTATTCTTCTTTAACCAAAGATTGTGATGAGCTATTTACTAAAAATTTTGCCGGATACACCCATATCGTTTGCCCATCAGGTAGTTGTGTATTGCATATAAAAGACCATTTGCATTCTCAGAAAAACGAGCCGGAATCCGCCAGAATCCGCCAGCAAATTTATGAGCTTACAGAATTCCTGACGGATGTGTTGAAGGTGGATAAATTGAAGGCTAAATTTCCTTACAAAGTAGGTGTACACCAGAGCTGCCATGGAGAAAGAGGTTTACATCTCTCCCAAATGACCGAACTGGTAGCAGCCCCGTTCTCAAAGCCGGAACAATTACTTCGCATGGTGGAAGGAATCGAACTCATTCCCCTGGACAGGAAAGATGAATGTTGCGGCTTTGGCGGTACATTTTCTGTATTTGAAGAAGCGGTTTCTGCCAAAATGGGAAAAGATAGAGTACAAGATCATGTGGAACATGGCGCACAATACATCACCGGAGCTGATATGAGCTGCCTGATGCATATGGAAGGCATCTTAAGACGGCAGAAAAGCAACATTCAGGTAAAGCATATTGCCGAGATTTTAAATGCAGACTCTTAG
- a CDS encoding FGGY-family carbohydrate kinase, translated as MQVIAIFDIGKTNKKLFLFDEKYQLVYEDSTQLQEITDEEGFPCEDVQALTDWIRSAYQQVLSKPGFDIKAINVSGYGASLVHIDENGNPVTPLYNYLKPFPKTLHDQLYNNYGGEIQLSKETASPVLGSLNSGLQLYRIKYEQPEAFKRIKYTLHLPQYISFVLSQRAATDITSVGCHTLLWDFSTNDYHQWAKDEGLPEKFAPFYPGDASYPTLIHDKNLPMGVGLHDSSAALIPYLASFNEPFVLISSGTWCISLNPFNQTLLTAAELQQDCLCYLTYQGKAVKSSRLFAGNEHEQQIKRLASHFKQPVDYFKTVGLNPELLIDRPLKQTAGETKATALVSESIFQQRNLADFNSYEEAYHQLIADLITQQITSTQLVLNGAPVKKLFVDGGFSKNPIYMHLLAHAFPEIEVYAASMAQATAMGAALAIHSSWNSQPIPGDIIELKRYSPSSKISSTDSVLK; from the coding sequence ATGCAGGTTATTGCGATTTTCGATATTGGTAAAACCAACAAAAAATTATTCCTCTTTGATGAAAAATATCAGCTTGTCTATGAAGATAGTACCCAGCTGCAGGAAATAACAGATGAAGAAGGTTTTCCATGTGAAGATGTGCAGGCACTTACCGATTGGATAAGGAGTGCCTATCAACAGGTGCTTTCTAAACCCGGATTTGATATAAAAGCGATCAATGTTTCGGGATATGGGGCTTCATTGGTACACATAGATGAAAATGGAAATCCGGTTACTCCCTTATACAATTACCTGAAACCTTTTCCCAAAACATTGCACGATCAGTTGTATAACAACTATGGAGGCGAAATCCAGCTCAGCAAAGAAACGGCTTCTCCGGTATTGGGCAGTTTAAATTCGGGCTTGCAGTTATATCGCATCAAATATGAACAGCCGGAGGCATTCAAACGCATTAAATATACCCTGCATTTACCCCAGTATATAAGTTTTGTGTTGTCGCAGCGGGCGGCCACCGATATCACCAGTGTAGGCTGCCATACCTTGTTATGGGATTTTTCCACCAACGATTATCATCAATGGGCGAAAGATGAAGGCTTGCCTGAAAAGTTTGCTCCTTTTTATCCTGGTGATGCAAGCTATCCTACCCTTATTCATGACAAAAATTTACCAATGGGTGTGGGTCTGCATGATAGTTCTGCTGCACTCATTCCGTATCTGGCCAGTTTCAATGAACCCTTTGTATTAATTTCTTCCGGCACCTGGTGCATTAGCCTGAATCCTTTTAATCAAACCTTGCTTACTGCCGCAGAATTACAACAAGACTGCCTGTGTTACCTGACCTATCAGGGAAAGGCCGTAAAATCTTCCCGCTTGTTTGCAGGAAATGAACATGAACAGCAAATTAAAAGACTGGCTTCCCATTTTAAGCAGCCAGTTGATTATTTTAAAACAGTTGGCCTGAATCCGGAGTTACTCATAGATAGACCGTTAAAGCAAACGGCTGGAGAAACAAAGGCTACTGCTTTGGTGAGTGAATCTATATTTCAGCAACGTAATCTGGCAGATTTTAATAGCTATGAGGAAGCCTATCACCAGTTGATTGCAGATCTTATTACGCAGCAAATCACCTCCACGCAGCTGGTGCTGAATGGAGCGCCGGTGAAAAAACTGTTTGTAGATGGGGGCTTTAGCAAAAATCCGATTTATATGCATTTACTGGCCCATGCTTTTCCAGAGATAGAGGTCTACGCCGCTTCAATGGCACAGGCTACGGCCATGGGCGCTGCTCTGGCTATTCATTCTTCCTGGAATTCACAACCGATACCCGGAGATATTATTGAATTGAAACGATATTCACCTTCCTCTAAAATATCTTCTACAGATAGCGTTCTGAAATAA
- a CDS encoding TIM barrel protein — protein MQVEKYKLENLNEQQLQQHQRRFETLAADIKNVNSILQQLIDFQIAIPSWALGTGGTRFGRFSGGGEPRSLEEKIEDVGLLHALNGSSGAISLHIPWDIPQNAASIRALAAQHGLRFDAMNSNTFQDQPGQAHSYKFGSMQHTDKTVRKQAVEHNIEVIKYGIELGSESLTVWLSDGSSFPGQLNFRKAFERTLESLKEVYAALPDNWKMFVEYKAFEPNFYSTTVGDWGQSLNYVQKLGPKAYTLVDLGHHLPNANIEQIVALLLMDGKLGGFHFNDSKYGDDDLTVGSINPYQLFLIFNELVEGMNARGMTHASDLGWMIDASHNIKDPLEDLLQSVEAIKIAYAQALLVDTKELEAAREANDVVKAQEILQQAYRTDVRPLVAEARLRAGAALQPLQVYRSLKVRENLIKERGLKTVATGL, from the coding sequence ATGCAAGTCGAAAAATATAAGCTCGAAAATCTAAACGAGCAACAATTGCAACAGCATCAGCGCCGCTTCGAAACCCTGGCCGCTGACATTAAAAATGTGAATAGTATTCTGCAGCAGTTAATTGATTTTCAGATCGCTATTCCTTCCTGGGCATTAGGAACCGGAGGAACCAGGTTTGGCCGGTTTTCTGGGGGAGGCGAACCTCGCAGCCTGGAAGAAAAAATCGAAGACGTAGGACTGCTTCATGCCCTGAATGGTTCGAGTGGGGCGATTTCGCTGCACATTCCCTGGGACATTCCACAGAATGCTGCCTCTATCCGGGCTTTAGCGGCACAGCATGGCTTGCGTTTCGATGCGATGAACTCGAATACTTTTCAGGATCAGCCTGGGCAGGCGCATAGCTATAAATTCGGCTCTATGCAGCATACGGACAAAACCGTACGCAAACAAGCGGTAGAGCACAACATAGAAGTAATTAAGTATGGGATAGAATTAGGTTCTGAATCATTAACGGTCTGGTTATCGGATGGATCTTCTTTTCCTGGTCAGCTCAATTTCCGCAAAGCCTTCGAACGGACGCTGGAGAGTTTAAAAGAGGTATATGCCGCCTTGCCAGACAATTGGAAAATGTTTGTGGAATACAAAGCCTTTGAACCCAACTTTTATTCCACTACCGTAGGCGACTGGGGACAATCGCTGAATTACGTCCAGAAATTAGGTCCTAAAGCCTATACGCTGGTAGATCTGGGGCATCATCTTCCTAATGCCAATATTGAGCAGATCGTAGCTTTGCTGTTGATGGATGGGAAATTAGGCGGGTTCCATTTTAACGATTCCAAGTATGGCGACGATGACCTGACGGTAGGCAGCATTAATCCATATCAGTTATTTCTGATCTTTAATGAACTGGTAGAAGGCATGAATGCCAGAGGCATGACCCATGCATCGGACCTCGGCTGGATGATTGATGCTTCCCATAATATCAAAGATCCCTTAGAAGATTTATTACAATCCGTAGAAGCCATAAAAATAGCCTATGCACAAGCCTTGCTGGTAGATACTAAAGAACTGGAAGCGGCCAGGGAAGCAAACGATGTAGTAAAAGCGCAGGAAATTCTGCAACAGGCTTACCGCACCGATGTACGTCCACTGGTAGCCGAAGCCAGGTTGCGGGCTGGTGCCGCCTTACAACCCTTACAAGTATACCGCAGCCTGAAAGTTCGCGAGAATCTGATCAAAGAACGGGGTTTAAAAACAGTTGCCACCGGATTGTAA